From Klebsiella electrica, the proteins below share one genomic window:
- the ureC gene encoding urease subunit alpha: MSDISRQAYADMFGPTTGDKVRLADTELWIEVEDDLTTYGEEVKFGGGKVIRDGMGQGQILADDCVDLVLTNALVVDHWGIVKADIGIKEGRIVAIGKAGNPDIQPNVNIPIGAATEIIAAEGKIVTAGGVDTHIHWICPQQAEEALVSGVTTMVGGGTGPAAGTHATTCTPGPWYISRMLQAADSLPVNIGLLGKGNGSNPDALREQVAAGVIGLKIHEDWGATPAAINCALTVADEMDIQVALHSDTLNESGFVEDTLAAIAGRTIHTFHTEGAGGGHAPDIITACAHPNILPSSTNPTLPYTVNTIDEHLDMLMVCHHLDPDIAEDVAFAESRIRRETIAAEDVLHDLGAFSLTSSDSQAMGRVGEVVLRTWQVAHRMKVQRGPLAEESGDNDNFRVKRYIAKYTINPALTHGIAHEVGSIEVGKLADLVLWSPAFFGVKPAAVIKGGMIAIAPMGDINASIPTPQPVHYRPMFGALGSARHHCRLTFLSQAAIDSGVAQRLNLHSATAVAKGCRTVQKTDMIHNGLQPNITVDAQTYEVRIDGELITSEPADVLPMAQRYFLF, translated from the coding sequence ATGAGTGATATTTCACGTCAGGCCTATGCCGACATGTTTGGCCCCACCACCGGCGATAAAGTGCGCCTGGCGGACACTGAACTGTGGATCGAGGTCGAAGACGATCTGACCACCTACGGCGAGGAGGTCAAGTTCGGCGGCGGCAAGGTCATCCGTGACGGTATGGGCCAGGGACAAATACTCGCTGACGACTGTGTCGATCTGGTGCTGACCAATGCGCTGGTAGTCGATCACTGGGGGATCGTCAAAGCCGACATTGGCATCAAAGAGGGGCGCATCGTCGCCATCGGCAAAGCGGGTAATCCCGATATCCAGCCCAACGTCAATATCCCCATTGGCGCGGCAACGGAAATTATCGCTGCCGAAGGCAAGATTGTCACCGCCGGCGGCGTCGATACTCACATTCACTGGATCTGCCCGCAGCAGGCGGAAGAGGCGCTGGTCTCCGGCGTCACCACCATGGTTGGCGGCGGAACGGGCCCGGCGGCGGGGACACACGCCACCACCTGCACGCCGGGACCGTGGTACATCTCGCGGATGCTGCAGGCCGCGGACAGCCTGCCGGTGAATATCGGTCTGCTGGGCAAAGGTAACGGTTCGAACCCGGACGCGCTACGCGAACAGGTCGCGGCAGGCGTTATCGGCCTGAAAATTCATGAAGACTGGGGCGCCACGCCGGCAGCCATCAACTGCGCGCTGACGGTTGCCGACGAAATGGATATTCAGGTAGCGCTGCACAGCGACACCCTGAATGAATCGGGTTTTGTTGAAGATACGCTGGCGGCGATTGCCGGACGGACGATCCACACCTTCCACACCGAAGGCGCCGGCGGCGGCCATGCGCCGGATATTATTACCGCCTGCGCGCACCCGAATATTTTGCCCTCCTCCACCAACCCGACGCTGCCCTACACCGTCAATACCATTGACGAACATCTGGATATGCTGATGGTCTGCCACCATCTCGATCCGGATATTGCCGAAGACGTGGCGTTTGCCGAATCGCGCATTCGCCGGGAAACCATTGCGGCAGAAGATGTCCTGCACGATCTCGGCGCCTTCTCTCTGACCTCTTCCGATTCACAGGCGATGGGGCGCGTGGGCGAAGTCGTTCTGCGTACCTGGCAGGTGGCGCACCGGATGAAGGTCCAGCGCGGGCCGCTGGCGGAAGAGAGCGGTGATAACGACAATTTCCGCGTGAAGCGCTATATCGCCAAATACACCATCAACCCGGCGCTGACCCACGGTATCGCCCATGAAGTCGGATCGATTGAAGTGGGCAAACTGGCGGATCTCGTGCTGTGGTCGCCGGCATTTTTCGGCGTTAAGCCAGCTGCGGTTATCAAGGGCGGCATGATTGCCATTGCCCCGATGGGCGACATCAACGCCTCGATTCCGACGCCGCAGCCGGTGCACTACCGCCCGATGTTCGGCGCGCTGGGCAGCGCTCGCCATCACTGTCGCCTCACCTTCCTGTCGCAGGCGGCAATCGACAGTGGCGTGGCACAGCGTCTGAATCTGCACAGCGCCACAGCGGTGGCGAAAGGCTGCCGGACGGTACAAAAGACCGACATGATCCATAACGGCCTGCAGCCCAACATCACCGTCGACGCGCAAACCTATGAAGTGCGTATCGATGGCGAACTGATCACCAGCGAACCGGCAGATGTCCTGCCGATGGCGCAACGTTATTTTCTGTTTTAA
- the ureE gene encoding urease accessory protein UreE: MLYLTQRVDSPGKLTASLTLPIDVRVKSRIKVTLNDGREAGLLLPRGLLLRGGDVLSNDDGSELVQIIAADEGLSVVRCDDPFTLAKACYHLGNRHVPLQIMPGELRYHHDHVLDDMLRQFGLEVTFAHLPFEPEAGAYASESHGHSHGHHHDHGHDHHHHEHSH, encoded by the coding sequence ATGCTCTATCTGACCCAACGAGTGGATTCACCTGGCAAACTGACCGCCAGCCTCACGCTGCCGATCGATGTGCGGGTGAAAAGCCGTATCAAAGTCACCCTCAACGACGGTCGCGAAGCCGGTCTGTTGTTGCCGCGCGGCCTGCTGCTGCGCGGCGGGGATGTGCTCAGCAATGACGACGGCAGCGAGCTTGTGCAAATTATCGCCGCTGATGAAGGCCTGTCTGTGGTGCGTTGTGACGATCCGTTCACCCTGGCGAAAGCCTGCTATCACCTCGGCAACCGCCACGTTCCGCTGCAAATCATGCCCGGCGAACTGCGCTATCATCACGACCATGTGCTGGACGATATGCTGCGCCAGTTCGGCCTGGAGGTGACTTTCGCCCATCTGCCGTTTGAACCGGAAGCCGGTGCCTACGCCAGCGAAAGCCACGGCCACAGCCATGGTCATCATCACGATCATGGCCACGATCATCACCATCACGAGCACAGTCACTAA
- the folB gene encoding bifunctional dihydroneopterin aldolase/7,8-dihydroneopterin epimerase yields the protein MDIVFIEQLSVITTIGVYDWEQTIEQKLVFDIEMAWDNRKAASSDDVSDCLSYADISELVIGHVEGGRFALVERVAEEIADLLLEKFPSPWVRIKVSKPGAVARAANVGVIIERSRA from the coding sequence ATGGATATTGTATTTATAGAGCAACTTTCGGTAATCACTACTATCGGTGTTTACGACTGGGAACAAACCATTGAACAGAAGCTGGTGTTCGATATCGAAATGGCGTGGGACAACCGCAAAGCGGCGAGCAGCGATGATGTCAGTGATTGCCTCAGCTATGCTGATATCAGCGAGCTGGTGATTGGTCACGTTGAAGGTGGGCGTTTCGCGCTGGTTGAACGCGTCGCGGAAGAGATTGCCGATCTGCTGCTGGAAAAATTCCCCTCGCCGTGGGTGCGGATTAAAGTCAGCAAACCGGGCGCCGTTGCCCGGGCGGCAAACGTGGGCGTAATTATCGAACGCAGTCGGGCGTAG
- the plsY gene encoding glycerol-3-phosphate 1-O-acyltransferase PlsY yields the protein MSAIAPGLVILAYLCGSISSAILVCRLAGLPDPRDSGSGNPGATNVLRIGGKGAAVTVLIFDVLKGMLPVWGAWALGLTPFWLGLVAIAACVGHIWPVFFNFRGGKGVATAFGAIAPIGWDLTGVMAGTWLLTILLSGYSSLGAIVSALIAPFYVWWFKPQYTFPVSMLSCLILLRHHDNIQRLWRRQETKIWARLKKNKKTPEQK from the coding sequence ATGAGTGCAATCGCGCCTGGACTGGTTATCCTTGCCTACCTCTGCGGCTCAATTTCCAGCGCCATTCTGGTGTGTCGTCTCGCTGGCCTGCCCGACCCTCGCGATAGCGGTTCCGGCAATCCCGGGGCGACAAACGTACTACGAATTGGCGGCAAGGGAGCAGCCGTAACGGTTCTTATTTTTGATGTGCTCAAAGGCATGCTGCCCGTCTGGGGGGCCTGGGCGCTCGGTCTGACGCCGTTCTGGCTGGGTCTGGTCGCCATTGCAGCCTGCGTGGGCCATATCTGGCCGGTATTTTTTAACTTCCGCGGCGGTAAAGGCGTGGCGACCGCTTTCGGCGCTATCGCGCCCATCGGCTGGGATTTGACCGGCGTCATGGCGGGCACCTGGCTGCTGACCATCCTGCTCAGCGGCTATTCGTCGCTCGGGGCTATTGTCAGCGCGCTGATTGCCCCCTTCTACGTCTGGTGGTTCAAACCGCAGTATACCTTCCCGGTTTCCATGCTCTCCTGCCTGATTTTGCTGCGCCATCACGACAATATTCAGCGCCTGTGGCGCCGTCAGGAAACTAAAATCTGGGCCCGGTTGAAAAAGAACAAAAAAACGCCTGAGCAGAAATAA
- the ureG gene encoding urease accessory protein UreG has product MHNNKHPLRVGVGGPVGSGKTALLEALCKAMRDTWQLAVVTNDIYTKEDQRILTEAGALAPERIVGVETGGCPHTAIREDASMNLAAVEALSEKFGNLDLIFVESGGDNLSATFSPELADLTIYVIDVAEGEKIPRKGGPGITKSDFLVINKTDLAPYVGASLEVMERDTMRMRGDRPWTFTNLKSGDGLNNIIAFLVDKGMLR; this is encoded by the coding sequence ATGCACAATAACAAACACCCGCTGCGCGTCGGCGTCGGCGGCCCGGTCGGTTCCGGGAAAACGGCCCTGCTGGAAGCGCTGTGTAAAGCCATGCGCGACACCTGGCAGCTCGCCGTCGTGACCAACGACATCTACACCAAAGAAGATCAGCGTATTCTCACCGAAGCGGGCGCGCTGGCACCGGAGCGTATCGTCGGCGTCGAAACCGGCGGCTGTCCGCATACCGCGATCCGCGAAGACGCCTCGATGAACCTGGCGGCGGTAGAAGCGCTAAGCGAAAAATTCGGCAACCTCGATCTGATCTTTGTGGAAAGCGGCGGCGATAACCTGAGCGCCACCTTCAGCCCGGAGCTGGCGGATCTGACCATCTACGTCATTGACGTGGCGGAAGGGGAAAAGATCCCGCGTAAAGGCGGGCCGGGGATCACGAAGTCGGACTTCCTGGTGATCAACAAAACCGACCTTGCACCGTATGTGGGCGCGTCGCTGGAGGTCATGGAGCGCGACACGATGCGTATGCGCGGCGACCGCCCGTGGACCTTTACCAACCTGAAAAGCGGCGATGGCCTGAATAACATCATCGCTTTCCTTGTCGACAAAGGCATGCTGCGCTAA
- a CDS encoding urease subunit gamma, producing the protein MELTPREKDKLLLFTAALVAERRLARGLKLNYPEAVALISAFIMEGARDGKSVAALMEEGRHVLSREQVMEGVPEMIPDIQVEATFPDGSKLVTVHNPII; encoded by the coding sequence ATGGAACTGACCCCCAGAGAGAAAGACAAGCTGCTGTTGTTCACCGCCGCGCTGGTGGCGGAACGTCGTCTGGCCCGCGGCCTGAAGCTGAACTACCCGGAGGCCGTAGCCTTAATCAGCGCCTTTATTATGGAAGGCGCCCGCGACGGTAAAAGCGTGGCGGCGCTGATGGAAGAAGGCCGCCATGTGTTAAGCCGCGAACAGGTCATGGAAGGCGTACCCGAAATGATCCCCGACATCCAGGTCGAGGCCACCTTCCCGGATGGCTCGAAGCTGGTCACCGTCCACAATCCGATTATCTGA
- a CDS encoding purine-cytosine permease family protein — protein sequence MSSLDIKTELPAQTGASGSKETLEDYTLRYAPLSFRRWGPGVVAVTALGGIAYLADFSIGASIGMAWGTTNAIYAILLAALVIFLTGIPLAITAARYNIDLDLITRSAGFGYFGSVITSIIFAGFTFIFFALEGSIMAQGLLVGLGIPLWMGYLIATLMVLPLVVYGMKALTRLQVWTTPLWLVLMVVPVAWLIAKDPELVDGFMNFAGKNNAAQVDLTAIMLGAGVCLSLIMQIGEQIDYLRFMPPKTAENSKSWWLAVFSAGPGWVVLGAIKQIIGAFLGFYLLTRFPAVHNTEPVQQFVSVFDNLVPGWLALTLAVVLVVISQIKINVTNAYSGSLAWTSAWTRTTKRYPGRIIFVIVNLAIALALMEGDMFSALSWILGFYSNFAIAWVVVVATDITVNKGLLRLAPAQPEYRRGMIYNVNPVGVVSFALAAGLSICAFFGLLGATLAPFSPLIALVVALVMTPLMGILTGGRYYIKQYDDGISEPRYDAQGNASITVYQCVSCEEEYERPDVMHSHKHQGAICSLCKSME from the coding sequence ATGTCATCACTGGATATTAAAACTGAGTTACCTGCACAGACCGGGGCTTCCGGCTCTAAAGAAACCCTCGAAGACTATACACTCCGCTATGCTCCTCTGAGTTTCCGCCGCTGGGGACCAGGCGTTGTCGCCGTGACCGCGCTGGGCGGTATCGCCTATCTGGCGGACTTCTCCATCGGCGCCAGCATCGGCATGGCATGGGGCACCACCAACGCCATTTACGCCATCCTGCTGGCGGCGCTGGTTATCTTCCTCACCGGGATCCCGCTGGCGATTACCGCCGCCCGCTATAACATTGACCTCGACTTAATCACCCGTAGCGCCGGATTCGGCTATTTTGGCTCGGTGATCACCAGCATTATCTTCGCCGGTTTCACCTTTATCTTCTTCGCCCTTGAAGGGTCGATCATGGCCCAGGGGCTACTGGTTGGGTTAGGGATCCCGCTGTGGATGGGCTATCTCATCGCCACCCTGATGGTGCTGCCGCTGGTGGTTTACGGCATGAAAGCCCTGACCCGCCTGCAGGTATGGACCACGCCGCTGTGGCTGGTGCTGATGGTGGTGCCGGTGGCCTGGCTGATTGCCAAAGACCCGGAGCTGGTGGATGGTTTTATGAACTTCGCCGGCAAGAATAACGCGGCGCAGGTCGATTTAACCGCCATAATGCTCGGCGCCGGGGTGTGCCTGTCGCTGATTATGCAAATCGGCGAGCAGATCGATTATCTGCGCTTTATGCCGCCTAAAACGGCGGAAAACAGCAAAAGCTGGTGGCTGGCGGTCTTCTCCGCAGGCCCGGGCTGGGTGGTATTAGGCGCAATAAAACAGATCATCGGCGCCTTCCTCGGCTTCTATCTGCTGACCCGCTTCCCGGCGGTACACAACACCGAGCCGGTACAGCAGTTCGTCAGCGTCTTTGATAACCTGGTGCCCGGCTGGCTGGCGTTAACCCTGGCCGTAGTGCTGGTGGTCATTTCACAGATTAAAATCAACGTCACCAACGCCTATTCTGGCTCGCTGGCGTGGACCAGCGCCTGGACGCGCACCACCAAACGCTATCCGGGGCGGATTATCTTCGTCATCGTCAACCTCGCCATCGCGCTGGCGCTGATGGAAGGCGATATGTTCAGCGCCCTGTCGTGGATTCTTGGCTTCTACTCTAACTTTGCCATTGCCTGGGTGGTGGTGGTTGCCACCGATATCACCGTCAACAAAGGCCTGCTCCGGCTCGCCCCGGCGCAGCCGGAATATCGTCGCGGGATGATCTACAACGTTAACCCGGTGGGGGTGGTTTCGTTTGCTCTGGCGGCCGGCCTGTCGATCTGCGCCTTCTTCGGCCTGCTCGGTGCCACGCTGGCACCGTTCTCGCCGCTGATTGCGCTGGTCGTGGCGCTGGTGATGACGCCGCTGATGGGTATCCTCACCGGCGGGCGCTACTACATCAAGCAGTACGATGACGGGATTAGCGAGCCGCGCTACGATGCGCAGGGCAATGCGTCCATCACCGTTTACCAGTGCGTCAGCTGTGAAGAAGAGTATGAACGTCCGGACGTGATGCACTCGCACAAACATCAGGGCGCGATTTGCTCGCTGTGTAAAAGTATGGAGTAA
- a CDS encoding urease accessory protein UreD, whose protein sequence is MHSTVLPENKKGWQATLDLHFQHRGGKTVLTSARHVGPLTVQRPFYPEDDTCHLYLLHPPGGIVGGDELTIRAAVDSGCHTLITMPGASKFYRSSGAQAHLHQRLTLAERSTLEWLPPDAIFFPGAQARLHTAFHLCPSSTLLAWDLLCLGRPVIGERFSHGALSNRLEVWMDESPLLIERLNLADGRLACVAQCPWVGTLLFYPASEALLDGVRERLTSLGNYAGTTLTDGLLTVRFLSDDNLLCQRAMRDIWQFMRPHLTGKSPVLPRIWLT, encoded by the coding sequence TTGCACAGCACCGTGTTACCAGAGAATAAAAAAGGCTGGCAGGCTACGCTGGACCTTCATTTTCAACATCGCGGCGGCAAAACGGTACTCACCTCCGCCCGTCATGTCGGTCCGCTCACCGTCCAGCGTCCCTTTTATCCCGAAGACGATACCTGTCATCTCTACTTACTCCACCCGCCGGGCGGGATCGTCGGTGGTGACGAGCTGACGATTCGCGCCGCTGTTGATAGCGGCTGCCACACGTTAATCACCATGCCCGGTGCCAGTAAGTTTTACCGCAGCAGCGGCGCGCAGGCCCATTTACATCAGCGCCTGACGCTGGCGGAACGCTCGACGCTGGAGTGGCTGCCGCCGGACGCGATCTTCTTTCCCGGCGCCCAGGCCCGCCTGCATACCGCCTTTCACCTTTGCCCTTCCAGCACGCTGCTGGCCTGGGATCTGCTGTGCCTTGGCCGTCCGGTCATCGGTGAGCGCTTTAGCCATGGTGCCCTCAGCAACCGTCTTGAAGTATGGATGGATGAATCACCGCTGCTGATCGAACGCCTGAACCTGGCCGACGGGCGCCTGGCCTGCGTGGCGCAATGCCCGTGGGTCGGCACTCTGCTGTTCTATCCCGCCAGTGAAGCCCTGCTTGACGGCGTGCGGGAACGACTCACGTCGCTGGGCAATTATGCCGGCACCACGCTGACTGACGGCCTGCTGACGGTACGATTTTTAAGTGACGATAACTTACTTTGCCAGCGGGCGATGCGTGACATCTGGCAGTTTATGCGCCCGCATCTGACCGGAAAGTCCCCGGTCCTTCCCCGAATCTGGTTGACCTGA
- the tsaD gene encoding tRNA (adenosine(37)-N6)-threonylcarbamoyltransferase complex transferase subunit TsaD yields the protein MRVLGIETSCDETGIAIYDDEKGLLANQLYSQVKLHADYGGVVPELASRDHVRKTVPLIQAALKEAGLTAKEIDAVAYTAGPGLVGALLVGATIGRSLAFAWNVPAIPVHHMEGHLLAPMLEDNPPAFPFVALLVSGGHTQLISVTGIGQYELLGESIDDAAGEAFDKTAKLLGLDYPGGPMLSKMAAQGSEGRFVFPRPMTDRPGLDFSFSGLKTFAANTIRNNDDDEQTRADIARAFEDAVVDTLMIKCRRALEQTGFKRLVMAGGVSANRTLRAKLAEMMTKRGGEVFYARPEFCTDNGAMIAYAGMVRLRSGAKADLGVTVRPRWPLAELPAA from the coding sequence ATGCGTGTACTGGGTATTGAAACATCCTGCGATGAAACCGGCATCGCCATTTATGACGACGAAAAAGGCCTGCTAGCCAATCAATTGTATAGTCAGGTGAAATTACATGCTGACTACGGCGGCGTGGTGCCCGAGCTGGCTTCGCGCGACCACGTGCGTAAAACCGTTCCGCTGATTCAGGCGGCGTTGAAAGAGGCCGGGTTGACGGCCAAAGAGATTGATGCCGTGGCCTATACCGCAGGTCCGGGCCTGGTTGGGGCGCTGCTGGTTGGCGCAACAATAGGGCGTTCGCTGGCGTTTGCCTGGAACGTACCGGCGATTCCGGTACACCATATGGAAGGACATCTGCTGGCGCCGATGCTGGAGGATAATCCTCCCGCCTTCCCGTTTGTGGCGCTGCTGGTCTCTGGCGGCCATACCCAGTTGATTAGCGTAACCGGTATTGGTCAGTACGAGTTGCTCGGCGAGTCTATCGATGATGCGGCCGGGGAGGCGTTTGATAAAACCGCTAAGCTGCTGGGGCTCGATTACCCCGGCGGTCCGATGCTGTCTAAGATGGCGGCTCAGGGCAGCGAAGGGCGGTTTGTTTTCCCTCGCCCGATGACCGACCGTCCCGGTCTGGATTTCAGCTTTTCCGGCCTGAAAACCTTTGCGGCTAACACGATTCGCAATAACGATGACGACGAGCAGACCCGCGCAGATATCGCCCGGGCGTTTGAAGATGCGGTGGTGGATACGCTGATGATTAAGTGTCGTCGCGCGCTGGAGCAGACCGGCTTTAAACGCCTGGTGATGGCCGGTGGCGTGAGCGCCAACCGCACGCTGCGCGCGAAGCTGGCGGAGATGATGACAAAGCGCGGCGGCGAAGTGTTCTATGCGCGCCCGGAGTTCTGCACCGATAACGGCGCAATGATCGCCTATGCCGGGATGGTTCGTCTGCGCAGCGGCGCTAAAGCGGATCTCGGCGTGACCGTGCGTCCGCGCTGGCCGCTCGCTGAACTGCCGGCGGCGTAA
- a CDS encoding urease accessory protein UreF, with the protein MPTPEKRLRLMQLASSNLPVGGYSWSQGLEWAVEAGWVPDAAAFERWQLQQMEQSFFTVDLPLFARLYRACENDDLPSAQRWTAWLLACRETRELREEERNRGAAFARLLADWQPDCPPPWRVLSRQSQLAGMAWLGVRWQIALPDLALSLGYSWIESAVMAGVKLVPFGQQAAQQLILRLCDRYAADMACALAAPDSAIGSSTPLAAIASARHETQYSRLFRS; encoded by the coding sequence ATGCCCACGCCGGAAAAACGCCTGCGGCTGATGCAGCTGGCCAGCAGCAATCTGCCGGTCGGCGGCTATAGCTGGTCGCAAGGTCTGGAATGGGCGGTGGAAGCAGGCTGGGTGCCCGATGCCGCCGCTTTTGAACGCTGGCAGCTGCAGCAGATGGAACAGAGCTTTTTTACCGTCGATCTTCCTCTGTTCGCCCGGCTGTATCGGGCATGCGAAAACGACGATCTACCGTCAGCACAGCGCTGGACCGCCTGGCTGCTCGCCTGCCGCGAAACCCGCGAACTGCGTGAAGAAGAACGTAATCGCGGCGCGGCCTTTGCCCGCCTGCTGGCCGACTGGCAGCCGGATTGCCCGCCGCCGTGGCGCGTTTTGTCCCGGCAGAGCCAGCTCGCCGGCATGGCCTGGCTCGGCGTGCGTTGGCAAATCGCGCTGCCCGACCTGGCGCTGAGCCTTGGCTACAGCTGGATCGAAAGCGCGGTGATGGCGGGCGTTAAGCTGGTTCCCTTCGGCCAACAGGCGGCCCAGCAGCTGATTTTACGCCTGTGCGATCGCTACGCGGCGGATATGGCCTGCGCCCTTGCGGCGCCGGATAGCGCGATAGGTTCCTCCACGCCGCTGGCCGCCATAGCTTCCGCCCGGCATGAAACCCAGTATTCCCGATTATTCCGTTCCTAG
- a CDS encoding urease subunit beta produces the protein MIPGEYKVQPGQIALNVGRATRSIIVENHGDRPIQVGSHYHFAEVNPALKFDRAQATGYRLNIAAGTAVRFEPGQKREVELVALAGRRAVYGFRGDVMGNLEANDE, from the coding sequence ATGATCCCAGGTGAATACAAGGTGCAGCCCGGACAGATAGCTCTGAACGTTGGCCGCGCCACCCGCAGCATTATCGTTGAGAATCATGGCGACCGACCGATTCAGGTTGGATCGCATTACCATTTTGCCGAGGTCAATCCGGCGCTAAAATTTGACCGGGCGCAGGCCACCGGCTATCGCCTGAACATCGCCGCCGGTACCGCGGTCCGCTTTGAGCCGGGGCAAAAACGTGAAGTGGAGCTGGTCGCGCTCGCCGGTCGTCGCGCGGTATACGGTTTTCGCGGCGACGTGATGGGAAATCTGGAGGCAAACGATGAGTGA
- a CDS encoding MFS transporter, which yields MTDVINATPVAAAGSLGGEVRWIRGAADVSRLINEGSSGRNNARIVMGIALGGIFLDAYDLGSLAFGLKDITREFNLTPAGTSMVASAITFGAIVGALLGGYLTDKIGRYRVFMADMLFFVVAAIACALAPNEYVLTGARFVMGLGVGIDLPVAMAFLSEFSKLKGPGNKAASVAMWCPTWYAAISISYLLVLLFYAVLPESHSDWLWRLILGFGAVPALVIIAIRSRYMSESPVWAANQGNLREAAAILRTAYNINAHVAQDALDNPTPVVKKAQWSNYFRLFQGVYLRRTTLATLLSVVSSFAYNAVAFGLPVIISSFFVQSMLNTIVISLALNLLFAFVGGLLAVRLVPHLGAWKMSLAGYSCQLAALLGLALIGRPDGAGEGIAAVAMLALFLFGQGFGPGAHTMTFASLSYPTSLRGVGVGLNQTLMRSSSTLSLFLFPLLVAALDTQVFWIIAAAPLIGLLSLLAIRWEPSGYDIDAEDYQA from the coding sequence ATGACAGACGTAATCAACGCGACTCCGGTCGCAGCGGCAGGGTCGCTTGGCGGGGAAGTTCGATGGATACGCGGCGCCGCTGACGTGTCGCGTTTAATCAATGAAGGCAGCAGCGGGCGCAATAATGCGCGGATTGTCATGGGCATCGCCCTCGGCGGTATCTTTCTCGACGCCTACGATCTTGGCTCCCTGGCTTTCGGCCTGAAGGATATCACCCGCGAGTTTAACCTGACGCCAGCGGGGACCAGCATGGTGGCTTCGGCCATCACCTTTGGGGCTATCGTCGGCGCGCTGCTGGGCGGCTACCTGACGGATAAAATTGGCCGCTACCGCGTGTTTATGGCCGATATGCTGTTTTTTGTGGTCGCTGCGATCGCCTGTGCGCTGGCCCCCAACGAATACGTTCTGACCGGCGCCCGTTTTGTCATGGGTCTCGGCGTCGGTATCGACCTGCCGGTGGCGATGGCCTTCCTGAGTGAATTCTCAAAGCTTAAGGGGCCGGGCAACAAAGCGGCCAGCGTCGCCATGTGGTGTCCGACGTGGTACGCCGCTATCAGTATTTCCTATCTGCTGGTGCTCTTGTTCTATGCCGTACTGCCGGAAAGCCACAGTGACTGGCTGTGGCGGCTGATTCTCGGTTTCGGCGCGGTTCCTGCGCTGGTGATTATCGCCATTCGCAGCCGCTATATGAGCGAATCGCCGGTGTGGGCCGCTAATCAGGGCAATCTGCGCGAGGCCGCCGCCATTCTCCGCACGGCCTATAACATCAATGCCCACGTGGCGCAGGACGCGCTGGATAACCCGACGCCGGTGGTTAAAAAAGCGCAGTGGAGCAACTATTTCCGTCTGTTCCAGGGCGTCTATCTGCGGCGAACCACCCTCGCCACGCTGCTGTCGGTCGTCTCTTCCTTCGCCTATAACGCCGTCGCCTTCGGTCTGCCGGTGATTATCTCCAGCTTCTTTGTGCAGTCGATGCTGAACACGATTGTCATCTCGCTGGCGCTGAACCTGCTCTTTGCGTTCGTCGGCGGTCTGCTGGCGGTGCGGCTGGTGCCGCACTTAGGGGCGTGGAAGATGTCGCTGGCGGGCTACAGCTGCCAGCTGGCGGCGCTGCTGGGTCTGGCGCTGATTGGCCGCCCCGACGGCGCGGGCGAAGGTATCGCGGCCGTGGCGATGCTGGCGCTATTCCTCTTTGGTCAGGGATTTGGTCCTGGCGCACACACCATGACGTTCGCGTCGTTGAGCTATCCAACGTCGCTGCGCGGCGTCGGCGTTGGCCTGAACCAGACCCTGATGCGCAGCAGCTCGACCCTGTCGCTGTTCCTTTTCCCGCTGCTGGTTGCAGCCCTGGATACCCAGGTCTTTTGGATTATCGCCGCCGCGCCGCTGATTGGCCTGCTGTCGCTGCTCGCGATCCGCTGGGAGCCGTCGGGCTATGACATTGACGCCGAAGATTATCAGGCGTAA